In Syntrophotaleaceae bacterium, the DNA window GACATTCACGGCAGTAGCGAAAAGCTCGAAACTTTAATCGGAAAGATCGATCCGAGGCGAGACGACCAGTTGGTTTTCTTGGGGGATTATATCGATCGTGGCCCTAATTCATGTGAAGTCATCGAATTTCTAGTGAATTTCCAAGAGAATTTTCCCAAAACGGTTTGTCTACGAGGCAACCATGAGTGGCTAATGCTTGACGCTCTCTGGGAAGCCGGAATCGACACAGGCACGCCTTTACTTAATTCCTGTTCAAGCCTCTGGCACCGGGAAACGGCATGGATGCCCACCTCGGAAGACAAGAACATTTTGCTTTGGCTGCACAACCACGGCTATGCGACTCTGAAAAGTTACGGCATTTTTCTGAAAAGAGACCATAAAGGCTTGAGGCTGGACGATTATCGCAGAGCATTCGAGCCAATCCCTGCCAAACATATCGAATTCCTGGCATCTACCCAGCTCTGTTATGAGAAGGGTGATTTCCTTTTTGTTCATGCAGGGGTAAATGCAAGCAAGAGCCTAGAAGAGCAGGATCCTTATCATCTGCTGTGGTCCAGGGAAGGATTTTGGCAATATTGTGCCGGCTGGAACCGGTGTGTCGTCCACGGGCACACTCCGGTTTCCAGCCCACAAATCAGCAAATTTGAGATTGCACTCGATACCGGCGCAGTAGCTGGCGGAGAACTAACAGCCTGTGATGTATATACTGGTCACCTTTGGCAGGCATGAAAGCGCTACAGAATTTCCGGTTAGTCTTTCATGAGCCGCTCCATCGAGTCGACGATTTTTTGCAGTGGCTCTCTATAGTCTTCTGCTTCTGTCTCATCGTATTTTCGACCTGAAATGGATGGATCAAGATGATTTGTCAAACGATCTGCTTCCCTGGCTAGTTGCAATTTTCGGCCTGTAGTAATAAAGGAACGCCGTAATCCGTGCACTGTCATTTTAAGTCCTGTCTTGTCTCTCAAAGATTGCGCCGTCAGTCGAACATGTCCCGTTTTATTCAGTCGAGAAGAAGAAGCAAAGACCCATGGATTTTCATCAGGCACTTCTTGCCGTCGCCGACGGATTATTTCAATTGACTGCCGAGCAAGTGGGACATGTAAGTCTTCGCGGTTCTTTGTGTCCGGAATTCGTATCTCATTTTTTTCTAAGCTAACTTGATCCCATCTGAGTGCAGAAGCTTCTTGGCTTCTCAATCCTTGGTATAATGCCAGCAAATAACAATCCCGCGTGGCCGGATTAAACGTCTGGATTCCTATATAAAACTTCCTGAAATCCTCATTCCGAAGACATTCATTGCGGGTTTTAATTGGGGCCAGAATCCCGGCTTTCTTATCCATCATTGACTTTAAGGGGTTGGAAGGCATAGCACCTGGGTATTTAAAGCAGGCATGGTTAAGGACTGCATTGAGGATCACGAAAGCGTTCCGCGCCGCATAGTTGCCGTTGGCTATGGAGATCTTAGTGTGGAGATCAATCAGTAAAACATTAGTAAGTTTTTCTGCAATTTCTGGCAAAGTCATCTTATGCCAACATTGAAAAT includes these proteins:
- a CDS encoding metallophosphoesterase family protein; the protein is MRLLAIGDIHGSSEKLETLIGKIDPRRDDQLVFLGDYIDRGPNSCEVIEFLVNFQENFPKTVCLRGNHEWLMLDALWEAGIDTGTPLLNSCSSLWHRETAWMPTSEDKNILLWLHNHGYATLKSYGIFLKRDHKGLRLDDYRRAFEPIPAKHIEFLASTQLCYEKGDFLFVHAGVNASKSLEEQDPYHLLWSREGFWQYCAGWNRCVVHGHTPVSSPQISKFEIALDTGAVAGGELTACDVYTGHLWQA
- a CDS encoding tyrosine-type recombinase/integrase → MPRIKFTKEDIENLQFTGRPIDYFDSETAGLGLRVGKISKTFFCKVDVKDASAKRGYRTVREIIGRFGDITLSQAKKLVGGYDDRGKTFVPGRRLELKRSKTKVEGLDVTLLEMFHQYLSEKNTPRGNKRKEVTKTDYERRFNQHFQCWHKMTLPEIAEKLTNVLLIDLHTKISIANGNYAARNAFVILNAVLNHACFKYPGAMPSNPLKSMMDKKAGILAPIKTRNECLRNEDFRKFYIGIQTFNPATRDCYLLALYQGLRSQEASALRWDQVSLEKNEIRIPDTKNREDLHVPLARQSIEIIRRRRQEVPDENPWVFASSSRLNKTGHVRLTAQSLRDKTGLKMTVHGLRRSFITTGRKLQLAREADRLTNHLDPSISGRKYDETEAEDYREPLQKIVDSMERLMKD